The Equus asinus isolate D_3611 breed Donkey chromosome 16, EquAss-T2T_v2, whole genome shotgun sequence DNA segment ACGTCGACTGTTCAATGCCTTTaggattttttcatatttttcttcattttgcatCATCTCATTCAGAACACATATTGGAGATTTGTGAGCATCCCATTTGGTCTTTCCAAGTCTTTTCAGGTGGCCTCTAACATGATTTGATAATCCAATTTTAGTATCAAACCAACCACCACAGAGCTGACAAGTATGTTCAGAAGTGGTTTCAGACTTCTCTAtagctaaaaaaaattttttaagagtaATATCAGAATTTTTTGTAAATTGACCATCTTAAAGCCAATTAACTCTGAAATATGAAGTTATGTGATTCTAATAAAGACCAAATTTGAGCAAAACCTTCAAATCCTTTGAATTTGAATATAGACATATTAGCTCAAATTATCTACATGAAAACTTACCTTTTCTAACTCGTTTAACAGGTGTCCCTGTGCCAGTTCTTTTGAAATGTTGCATTTTATCACTTGTAGCTATTTGTTCTGGTGATACAACATGACGGGCTTCATAGCTTAATCCTGCTCTGTGAAGATGTCCCCGGACATGGTTTGACAACCCAACACCTGTTTCAAATGTTGCTGGGCAGTAAGGACACGATTTCTTCTCAAGAGACAAATCAGTCCAATGAAAAACAGAACTATGCTTTGTCAATGAAGTTTCCGCATTTTCTAAATGCTGAGGATCGTGTATCTCATGCAAAAAGTTATTAGTTCCAGCATcttcataatattcaaaataaaagccATCGTTTTGATCATAACTAAGGGTAGCATTTTCCCCAGGCTCTTGGCCTTCTATCTTGCTTTTAAACAGAGGGAATAAGTTTACATGTTCTTGATTAATATCATTATAAGTTTCATCTTCTATAGCCTGTGCAGTATAGTCACCTAGCTCAACATTATCCCAGGAACTTTCATCTTCTGTTTCATAGCTATCTTTCTTTTCAGCAGAATTAAGTTTCTGTAAAACAACAACAGTCATTTTATGCAAGAAATCCGGATAGCTATCCAAATCTTCTCCTCCAACAGTTCTTCCCTTCTTAGATTCCCTAACTACTCTCTTTACAGCTACACGCCTGTGGTCTTTAAAGCTTTCTGGCCTTTTGGTGTCAGAGTTACGAGGGTCTGAAATAAAActattgttgtgagaattacttGATGATGAAAACAGATGTAAAGAATTTAATGAACTaccttcttcttttttgaaatgcAGAGGATATGATTCACCTGATTTTTTGATCATCCTGTAGTTTTCATATTTGTGTCTATATAAATAGTTGCTATTTGCCTTGGcattagatttttcttttgctgcttgcTGGAAATACTTAGGTTTTTGGTCAATGCTGCTTTTAATCATAACAGTCTTGTGAGGAGAGTTGTTTTGACTGCACACATTTACACCTGACTGGGCAATGCTTTTCCGAGCTTTTTGTATTCTGTGTGGCCGCTTatggaattttgaaaaattacttgGTTGTGAGGATGATCCAAATGTTCGCTTTACATCTTGTTTTAAAGCAGAGTTCTTTGGAAATGTGGTTGACTGTTGTTTAACTAATGGTTTAGTGCTATCAATATCTATAGATTCTTCAAGgatgtcactttttcttttatcaagTCCAAGAGGACTACCAAATGAATCAACACATGATGATGAATGCAAGTACTCCacgtgtttttttaaaatacttctggctgaagtagtaaaAGGACACATCTTACATATGTAGGTAGCTGATTTTTTGGATGTTCCTATAACAGAGTCTTTCATGAAAGTCTTTTTTTGCGTTTTTCTCTGGGCTACGTCAGAACTGACAATAGGGCATTTTACCACTGCTCCATGGGCAATGCCTCGATGGCATTCTAGTTCATTTTCTGTCACTGCCATGAAGTTACACTCCTCACAGCAGTAGtaccttttatctttttcatggGTTTTAGCATGCTGCACAAATGTTTTAGGGCAATTGGTACCAAACACACACTGAGGGCACTGTAATCGTGCACTTCTTCCTTCATCCTGAAGTTCTTTCAATTCACGAATTTCCTCCATCaacttctgtcttctttcttggtGGATAATCATATGCTTTAGAAGTGAGTTACGGTCTCGAAATGTCCGTCCACACTCTCTACAAGCATACGGCCTTGGGACATTAAGATGACGAAAGTGACTATTCCCATCTAAATGATACATCATATGCCTGTGGAggtgctttttctccctaaaattcaCATTGCACTTTGTACAGGGGTAGAACGATGGCTCTTCGGTGCTGAAAGTAGCAGGTGACTCGGAATCACtttcttcacatttcttttttaaggtatTTGAAAGAAAAGTGCTAGTATGAACAGGTGAACTGTCTTCTCCACACTTATTTGAGTTATAAATTAGATGTTGAAAAGCATCCACAGATTCCAAGTCTTCATCAGTTGATTCAGGCTTCACTTTTGACAATGCATATTTCTGTGAGTCTATTGCTTGTagttcttcattctgttccagaAAGTCTACTTCTAGCATTTTTGACTTATTGGGTATACAATTAGAATCACTAAAGCAATCCTCAGTATAACGAGTTATCTTGCTTACATCCATTTTtcgctttctctttttttctagacCTACTTTAGAGTGAACTGGAGCTTTATCCACTGTGTCTTCATTGGTCATAAGAAACTGAATAAACTCTTTTTGGGGATCCCAGTTTGTATCATTTTCTGACCTAAATTCATCTGTACCTGAGGAAATTCCTGTTAATGTATTGACACAATCATCTTTTACCAATAAATCTTCACTATCCTCACCCACCTCTACTTGATTTATTAAAGTGCTATCTGACTTCATACTATTCCCTACTGAATTCTGAATGTCACAACCAACTGAAGCAGAGGTAGGTAGTTTTTTAATGGAATGAGTTGGATTCTTAGCATGTGCTACATctgataacaaaaataaaacttgatgTTGACTTGCTTTCTGTGGTGTAGACAGCTGAAGATCAGCTGCTACCTTCAAAGACGAACAAGATTCTGTTGTTGGCTGATCCACAGGCTGTCCAGTGGTTAATGAAACACTGCCTTTATTCATATTGGAAGTCTTAGTTAAAGAGGAGTGTGAAACTGGTCCATTAACAGCAGCTCCTTTAGGCAAGATAAAGTTTTCACTAGAAACAGTAGGAGCACCAGCATGTATAAATAGAGTAGACTGGCCTCCACTTAAGGCTTTTTCAGATTTGTCCTTTGATAGTTCTTCAGGCAGAGTGAACGTatgatttttctgaaatgatGTTTGACAATCTTTTGGTTTATGAACTCCACTCTCTTTGTCTGAGATGAAATTGTTGTCATCTAGGAGTTCTTCTTTAGCACCAGTAATATCGGTGTTTATCTTCAAATCATCCATATTGTTGGCAAGCCCATTTAATACATTTAgtctagaaaatggaaaaaaaaaatttagatttgcatgaaggaaaaaatactatTAGAACGTATGGAGAGTTGaaagtatacatttttattagCTTAATCCTACTCGTTATATTgagattcattttaaaaaactgaaagacTTTAAAAGTGTCTCAAAGGtgaattttttctttgtgctAGGCAACAACCACCACCCAACACTG contains these protein-coding regions:
- the ZNF644 gene encoding zinc finger protein 644 isoform X3, which encodes MAAAAEEAELVLHKEPGPRVRGGGGRGGRRSLRLNVLNGLANNMDDLKINTDITGAKEELLDDNNFISDKESGVHKPKDCQTSFQKNHTFTLPEELSKDKSEKALSGGQSTLFIHAGAPTVSSENFILPKGAAVNGPVSHSSLTKTSNMNKGSVSLTTGQPVDQPTTESCSSLKVAADLQLSTPQKASQHQVLFLLSDVAHAKNPTHSIKKLPTSASVGCDIQNSVGNSMKSDSTLINQVEVGEDSEDLLVKDDCVNTLTGISSGTDEFRSENDTNWDPQKEFIQFLMTNEDTVDKAPVHSKVGLEKKRKRKMDVSKITRYTEDCFSDSNCIPNKSKMLEVDFLEQNEELQAIDSQKYALSKVKPESTDEDLESVDAFQHLIYNSNKCGEDSSPVHTSTFLSNTLKKKCEESDSESPATFSTEEPSFYPCTKCNVNFREKKHLHRHMMYHLDGNSHFRHLNVPRPYACRECGRTFRDRNSLLKHMIIHQERRQKLMEEIRELKELQDEGRSARLQCPQCVFGTNCPKTFVQHAKTHEKDKRYYCCEECNFMAVTENELECHRGIAHGAVVKCPIVSSDVAQRKTQKKTFMKDSVIGTSKKSATYICKMCPFTTSARSILKKHVEYLHSSSCVDSFGSPLGLDKRKSDILEESIDIDSTKPLVKQQSTTFPKNSALKQDVKRTFGSSSQPSNFSKFHKRPHRIQKARKSIAQSGVNVCSQNNSPHKTVMIKSSIDQKPKYFQQAAKEKSNAKANSNYLYRHKYENYRMIKKSGESYPLHFKKEEGSSLNSLHLFSSSSNSHNNSFISDPRNSDTKRPESFKDHRRVAVKRVVRESKKGRTVGGEDLDSYPDFLHKMTVVVLQKLNSAEKKDSYETEDESSWDNVELGDYTAQAIEDETYNDINQEHVNLFPLFKSKIEGQEPGENATLSYDQNDGFYFEYYEDAGTNNFLHEIHDPQHLENAETSLTKHSSVFHWTDLSLEKKSCPYCPATFETGVGLSNHVRGHLHRAGLSYEARHVVSPEQIATSDKMQHFKRTGTGTPVKRVRKAIEKSETTSEHTCQLCGGWFDTKIGLSNHVRGHLKRLGKTKWDAHKSPICVLNEMMQNEEKYEKILKALNSRRIIPRPFVAQKLASSDDFLSQNVIPLEAYRNGLKTEALSVSASEEEGLNFLNEYDETKPELPSGKKNQSLTLIELLKNKRMGEERNSAISPQKIHNQTARKRFVQKCVLPLSEDGPLMYHPQKMDLTMHSALDCKQKKSRSRSGSKKKMLTLPHGADEVYILRCRFCGLVFRGPLSVQEDWIKHLQRHIVNANLPRTGAGMVEVTSLLKKPASITETSFSLLMAEAAS
- the ZNF644 gene encoding zinc finger protein 644 isoform X2 — translated: MRLFLQRDVNKTKSRLNVLNGLANNMDDLKINTDITGAKEELLDDNNFISDKESGVHKPKDCQTSFQKNHTFTLPEELSKDKSEKALSGGQSTLFIHAGAPTVSSENFILPKGAAVNGPVSHSSLTKTSNMNKGSVSLTTGQPVDQPTTESCSSLKVAADLQLSTPQKASQHQVLFLLSDVAHAKNPTHSIKKLPTSASVGCDIQNSVGNSMKSDSTLINQVEVGEDSEDLLVKDDCVNTLTGISSGTDEFRSENDTNWDPQKEFIQFLMTNEDTVDKAPVHSKVGLEKKRKRKMDVSKITRYTEDCFSDSNCIPNKSKMLEVDFLEQNEELQAIDSQKYALSKVKPESTDEDLESVDAFQHLIYNSNKCGEDSSPVHTSTFLSNTLKKKCEESDSESPATFSTEEPSFYPCTKCNVNFREKKHLHRHMMYHLDGNSHFRHLNVPRPYACRECGRTFRDRNSLLKHMIIHQERRQKLMEEIRELKELQDEGRSARLQCPQCVFGTNCPKTFVQHAKTHEKDKRYYCCEECNFMAVTENELECHRGIAHGAVVKCPIVSSDVAQRKTQKKTFMKDSVIGTSKKSATYICKMCPFTTSARSILKKHVEYLHSSSCVDSFGSPLGLDKRKSDILEESIDIDSTKPLVKQQSTTFPKNSALKQDVKRTFGSSSQPSNFSKFHKRPHRIQKARKSIAQSGVNVCSQNNSPHKTVMIKSSIDQKPKYFQQAAKEKSNAKANSNYLYRHKYENYRMIKKSGESYPLHFKKEEGSSLNSLHLFSSSSNSHNNSFISDPRNSDTKRPESFKDHRRVAVKRVVRESKKGRTVGGEDLDSYPDFLHKMTVVVLQKLNSAEKKDSYETEDESSWDNVELGDYTAQAIEDETYNDINQEHVNLFPLFKSKIEGQEPGENATLSYDQNDGFYFEYYEDAGTNNFLHEIHDPQHLENAETSLTKHSSVFHWTDLSLEKKSCPYCPATFETGVGLSNHVRGHLHRAGLSYEARHVVSPEQIATSDKMQHFKRTGTGTPVKRVRKAIEKSETTSEHTCQLCGGWFDTKIGLSNHVRGHLKRLGKTKWDAHKSPICVLNEMMQNEEKYEKILKALNSRRIIPRPFVAQKLASSDDFLSQNVIPLEAYRNGLKTEALSVSASEEEGLNFLNEYDETKPELPSGKKNQSLTLIELLKNKRMGEERNSAISPQKIHNQTARKRFVQKCVLPLSEDGPLMYHPQKMDLTMHSGMPVKLRTCVHCNTTFTSAVSLSNHLRAYARKKSAGLLTGTALDCKQKKSRSRSGSKKKMLTLPHGADEVYILRCRFCGLVFRGPLSVQEDWIKHLQRHIVNANLPRTGAGMVEVTSLLKKPASITETSFSLLMAEAAS
- the ZNF644 gene encoding zinc finger protein 644 isoform X6 is translated as MDDLKINTDITGAKEELLDDNNFISDKESGVHKPKDCQTSFQKNHTFTLPEELSKDKSEKALSGGQSTLFIHAGAPTVSSENFILPKGAAVNGPVSHSSLTKTSNMNKGSVSLTTGQPVDQPTTESCSSLKVAADLQLSTPQKASQHQVLFLLSDVAHAKNPTHSIKKLPTSASVGCDIQNSVGNSMKSDSTLINQVEVGEDSEDLLVKDDCVNTLTGISSGTDEFRSENDTNWDPQKEFIQFLMTNEDTVDKAPVHSKVGLEKKRKRKMDVSKITRYTEDCFSDSNCIPNKSKMLEVDFLEQNEELQAIDSQKYALSKVKPESTDEDLESVDAFQHLIYNSNKCGEDSSPVHTSTFLSNTLKKKCEESDSESPATFSTEEPSFYPCTKCNVNFREKKHLHRHMMYHLDGNSHFRHLNVPRPYACRECGRTFRDRNSLLKHMIIHQERRQKLMEEIRELKELQDEGRSARLQCPQCVFGTNCPKTFVQHAKTHEKDKRYYCCEECNFMAVTENELECHRGIAHGAVVKCPIVSSDVAQRKTQKKTFMKDSVIGTSKKSATYICKMCPFTTSARSILKKHVEYLHSSSCVDSFGSPLGLDKRKSDILEESIDIDSTKPLVKQQSTTFPKNSALKQDVKRTFGSSSQPSNFSKFHKRPHRIQKARKSIAQSGVNVCSQNNSPHKTVMIKSSIDQKPKYFQQAAKEKSNAKANSNYLYRHKYENYRMIKKSGESYPLHFKKEEGSSLNSLHLFSSSSNSHNNSFISDPRNSDTKRPESFKDHRRVAVKRVVRESKKGRTVGGEDLDSYPDFLHKMTVVVLQKLNSAEKKDSYETEDESSWDNVELGDYTAQAIEDETYNDINQEHVNLFPLFKSKIEGQEPGENATLSYDQNDGFYFEYYEDAGTNNFLHEIHDPQHLENAETSLTKHSSVFHWTDLSLEKKSCPYCPATFETGVGLSNHVRGHLHRAGLSYEARHVVSPEQIATSDKMQHFKRTGTGTPVKRVRKAIEKSETTSEHTCQLCGGWFDTKIGLSNHVRGHLKRLGKTKWDAHKSPICVLNEMMQNEEKYEKILKALNSRRIIPRPFVAQKLASSDDFLSQNVIPLEAYRNGLKTEALSVSASEEEGLNFLNEYDETKPELPSGKKNQSLTLIELLKNKRMGEERNSAISPQKIHNQTARKRFVQKCVLPLSEDGPLMYHPQKMDLTMHSALDCKQKKSRSRSGSKKKMLTLPHGADEVYILRCRFCGLVFRGPLSVQEDWIKHLQRHIVNANLPRTGAGMVEVTSLLKKPASITETSFSLLMAEAAS
- the ZNF644 gene encoding zinc finger protein 644 isoform X1, translated to MAAAAEEAELVLHKEPGPRVRGGGGRGGRRSLRLNVLNGLANNMDDLKINTDITGAKEELLDDNNFISDKESGVHKPKDCQTSFQKNHTFTLPEELSKDKSEKALSGGQSTLFIHAGAPTVSSENFILPKGAAVNGPVSHSSLTKTSNMNKGSVSLTTGQPVDQPTTESCSSLKVAADLQLSTPQKASQHQVLFLLSDVAHAKNPTHSIKKLPTSASVGCDIQNSVGNSMKSDSTLINQVEVGEDSEDLLVKDDCVNTLTGISSGTDEFRSENDTNWDPQKEFIQFLMTNEDTVDKAPVHSKVGLEKKRKRKMDVSKITRYTEDCFSDSNCIPNKSKMLEVDFLEQNEELQAIDSQKYALSKVKPESTDEDLESVDAFQHLIYNSNKCGEDSSPVHTSTFLSNTLKKKCEESDSESPATFSTEEPSFYPCTKCNVNFREKKHLHRHMMYHLDGNSHFRHLNVPRPYACRECGRTFRDRNSLLKHMIIHQERRQKLMEEIRELKELQDEGRSARLQCPQCVFGTNCPKTFVQHAKTHEKDKRYYCCEECNFMAVTENELECHRGIAHGAVVKCPIVSSDVAQRKTQKKTFMKDSVIGTSKKSATYICKMCPFTTSARSILKKHVEYLHSSSCVDSFGSPLGLDKRKSDILEESIDIDSTKPLVKQQSTTFPKNSALKQDVKRTFGSSSQPSNFSKFHKRPHRIQKARKSIAQSGVNVCSQNNSPHKTVMIKSSIDQKPKYFQQAAKEKSNAKANSNYLYRHKYENYRMIKKSGESYPLHFKKEEGSSLNSLHLFSSSSNSHNNSFISDPRNSDTKRPESFKDHRRVAVKRVVRESKKGRTVGGEDLDSYPDFLHKMTVVVLQKLNSAEKKDSYETEDESSWDNVELGDYTAQAIEDETYNDINQEHVNLFPLFKSKIEGQEPGENATLSYDQNDGFYFEYYEDAGTNNFLHEIHDPQHLENAETSLTKHSSVFHWTDLSLEKKSCPYCPATFETGVGLSNHVRGHLHRAGLSYEARHVVSPEQIATSDKMQHFKRTGTGTPVKRVRKAIEKSETTSEHTCQLCGGWFDTKIGLSNHVRGHLKRLGKTKWDAHKSPICVLNEMMQNEEKYEKILKALNSRRIIPRPFVAQKLASSDDFLSQNVIPLEAYRNGLKTEALSVSASEEEGLNFLNEYDETKPELPSGKKNQSLTLIELLKNKRMGEERNSAISPQKIHNQTARKRFVQKCVLPLSEDGPLMYHPQKMDLTMHSGMPVKLRTCVHCNTTFTSAVSLSNHLRAYARKKSAGLLTGTALDCKQKKSRSRSGSKKKMLTLPHGADEVYILRCRFCGLVFRGPLSVQEDWIKHLQRHIVNANLPRTGAGMVEVTSLLKKPASITETSFSLLMAEAAS
- the ZNF644 gene encoding zinc finger protein 644 isoform X4 codes for the protein MDDLKINTDITGAKEELLDDNNFISDKESGVHKPKDCQTSFQKNHTFTLPEELSKDKSEKALSGGQSTLFIHAGAPTVSSENFILPKGAAVNGPVSHSSLTKTSNMNKGSVSLTTGQPVDQPTTESCSSLKVAADLQLSTPQKASQHQVLFLLSDVAHAKNPTHSIKKLPTSASVGCDIQNSVGNSMKSDSTLINQVEVGEDSEDLLVKDDCVNTLTGISSGTDEFRSENDTNWDPQKEFIQFLMTNEDTVDKAPVHSKVGLEKKRKRKMDVSKITRYTEDCFSDSNCIPNKSKMLEVDFLEQNEELQAIDSQKYALSKVKPESTDEDLESVDAFQHLIYNSNKCGEDSSPVHTSTFLSNTLKKKCEESDSESPATFSTEEPSFYPCTKCNVNFREKKHLHRHMMYHLDGNSHFRHLNVPRPYACRECGRTFRDRNSLLKHMIIHQERRQKLMEEIRELKELQDEGRSARLQCPQCVFGTNCPKTFVQHAKTHEKDKRYYCCEECNFMAVTENELECHRGIAHGAVVKCPIVSSDVAQRKTQKKTFMKDSVIGTSKKSATYICKMCPFTTSARSILKKHVEYLHSSSCVDSFGSPLGLDKRKSDILEESIDIDSTKPLVKQQSTTFPKNSALKQDVKRTFGSSSQPSNFSKFHKRPHRIQKARKSIAQSGVNVCSQNNSPHKTVMIKSSIDQKPKYFQQAAKEKSNAKANSNYLYRHKYENYRMIKKSGESYPLHFKKEEGSSLNSLHLFSSSSNSHNNSFISDPRNSDTKRPESFKDHRRVAVKRVVRESKKGRTVGGEDLDSYPDFLHKMTVVVLQKLNSAEKKDSYETEDESSWDNVELGDYTAQAIEDETYNDINQEHVNLFPLFKSKIEGQEPGENATLSYDQNDGFYFEYYEDAGTNNFLHEIHDPQHLENAETSLTKHSSVFHWTDLSLEKKSCPYCPATFETGVGLSNHVRGHLHRAGLSYEARHVVSPEQIATSDKMQHFKRTGTGTPVKRVRKAIEKSETTSEHTCQLCGGWFDTKIGLSNHVRGHLKRLGKTKWDAHKSPICVLNEMMQNEEKYEKILKALNSRRIIPRPFVAQKLASSDDFLSQNVIPLEAYRNGLKTEALSVSASEEEGLNFLNEYDETKPELPSGKKNQSLTLIELLKNKRMGEERNSAISPQKIHNQTARKRFVQKCVLPLSEDGPLMYHPQKMDLTMHSGMPVKLRTCVHCNTTFTSAVSLSNHLRAYARKKSAGLLTGTALDCKQKKSRSRSGSKKKMLTLPHGADEVYILRCRFCGLVFRGPLSVQEDWIKHLQRHIVNANLPRTGAGMVEVTSLLKKPASITETSFSLLMAEAAS
- the ZNF644 gene encoding zinc finger protein 644 isoform X5; translation: MRLFLQRDVNKTKSRLNVLNGLANNMDDLKINTDITGAKEELLDDNNFISDKESGVHKPKDCQTSFQKNHTFTLPEELSKDKSEKALSGGQSTLFIHAGAPTVSSENFILPKGAAVNGPVSHSSLTKTSNMNKGSVSLTTGQPVDQPTTESCSSLKVAADLQLSTPQKASQHQVLFLLSDVAHAKNPTHSIKKLPTSASVGCDIQNSVGNSMKSDSTLINQVEVGEDSEDLLVKDDCVNTLTGISSGTDEFRSENDTNWDPQKEFIQFLMTNEDTVDKAPVHSKVGLEKKRKRKMDVSKITRYTEDCFSDSNCIPNKSKMLEVDFLEQNEELQAIDSQKYALSKVKPESTDEDLESVDAFQHLIYNSNKCGEDSSPVHTSTFLSNTLKKKCEESDSESPATFSTEEPSFYPCTKCNVNFREKKHLHRHMMYHLDGNSHFRHLNVPRPYACRECGRTFRDRNSLLKHMIIHQERRQKLMEEIRELKELQDEGRSARLQCPQCVFGTNCPKTFVQHAKTHEKDKRYYCCEECNFMAVTENELECHRGIAHGAVVKCPIVSSDVAQRKTQKKTFMKDSVIGTSKKSATYICKMCPFTTSARSILKKHVEYLHSSSCVDSFGSPLGLDKRKSDILEESIDIDSTKPLVKQQSTTFPKNSALKQDVKRTFGSSSQPSNFSKFHKRPHRIQKARKSIAQSGVNVCSQNNSPHKTVMIKSSIDQKPKYFQQAAKEKSNAKANSNYLYRHKYENYRMIKKSGESYPLHFKKEEGSSLNSLHLFSSSSNSHNNSFISDPRNSDTKRPESFKDHRRVAVKRVVRESKKGRTVGGEDLDSYPDFLHKMTVVVLQKLNSAEKKDSYETEDESSWDNVELGDYTAQAIEDETYNDINQEHVNLFPLFKSKIEGQEPGENATLSYDQNDGFYFEYYEDAGTNNFLHEIHDPQHLENAETSLTKHSSVFHWTDLSLEKKSCPYCPATFETGVGLSNHVRGHLHRAGLSYEARHVVSPEQIATSDKMQHFKRTGTGTPVKRVRKAIEKSETTSEHTCQLCGGWFDTKIGLSNHVRGHLKRLGKTKWDAHKSPICVLNEMMQNEEKYEKILKALNSRRIIPRPFVAQKLASSDDFLSQNVIPLEAYRNGLKTEALSVSASEEEGLNFLNEYDETKPELPSGKKNQSLTLIELLKNKRMGEERNSAISPQKIHNQTARKRFVQKCVLPLSEDGPLMYHPQKMDLTMHSALDCKQKKSRSRSGSKKKMLTLPHGADEVYILRCRFCGLVFRGPLSVQEDWIKHLQRHIVNANLPRTGAGMVEVTSLLKKPASITETSFSLLMAEAAS